The Musa acuminata AAA Group cultivar baxijiao chromosome BXJ1-3, Cavendish_Baxijiao_AAA, whole genome shotgun sequence genome window below encodes:
- the LOC135624783 gene encoding 3-ketoacyl-CoA synthase 20-like, with translation MSGENSDSPQVSAGPLQHTVNLKLVKLGYHYLISYSLYLLLLPALAVVSTRLASLTFGDLLLLRDSLRSNPATLVLCYALMVFLATLLFMKRPRPVYLVDFACYKPSCALKCTREFFVEHSARTGIFTDDNLAFQKKILERSGLGQSTYFPEAMFETPPKLCMAEARKEAEMVMFGAIDELLQKTGVKAKDIDILIVNCSLFNPTPSLSAMVVNHYKLRGNIQSYNLGGMGCSAGLISIDLAKQLLQVHRNSNALVVSTENITLNWYFGNNRSMLVPNCLFRVGCAAVLLTNRSARHRRSKYQLIHTVRTHKGADESSYNCVFQHEDDEGKVGVALSKDLMKVAGDALKANITALGPLVLPLSEQLLFVFNLVARRALRMRIPSYIPDFKLAFEHFCVHAGGRAVLDEVEKSLELTDRHMEPSRMTLYRFGNTSSSSLWYELAYSEAKGRIKKGDRTWQIAFGSGFKCNSAVWRALRTINPAKEKNPWMEEIHEFPVRVPRVEAIRT, from the exons ATGTCGGGCGAAAACTCCGACTCCCCACAAGTCTCAGCAGGTCCCCTGCAGCACACCGTCAATCTCAAGCTCGTCAAGCTGGGATACCATTACCTCATCTCCTACTCCCTGTATCTTCTCCTGCTCCCCGCCCTCGCCGTCGTCTCCACACGCCTCGCCAGCCTCACCTTCGGTGACCTGCTCCTGCTCCGGGACTCCCTTCGGAGCAACCCGGCGACCCTCGTCCTCTGCTACGCCCTTATGGTGTTCCTCGCCACCCTCCTCTTCATGAAGCGGCCCCGCCCTGTCTACCTCGTCGACTTCGCGTGCTACAAGCCCAGCTGCGCCCTCAAGTGCACCCGCGAGTTCTTCGTGGAGCACTCGGCGCGCACCGGCATCTTCACCGACGACAACCTGGCGTTCCAGAAGAAGATACTGGAGAGGTCGGGGCTGGGGCAGTCGACGTACTTCCCGGAGGCGATGTTCGAGACGCCGCCCAAGCTGTGCATGGCGGAGGCGAGGAAGGAGGCCGAGATGGTGATGTTCGGGGCCATCGACGAGCTGCTGCAGAAGACCGGCGTGAAGGCGAAGGACATCGACATCCTGATCGTGAATTGCAGCCTCTTCAATCCCACGCCCTCCCTATCCGCCATGGTGGTCAACCACTACAAGCTCAGGGGCAACATCCAAAGCTACAACCTCGGTGGGATGGGTTGCAGCGCAGGACTCATCTCCATAGATCTCGCGAAGCAACTCCTCCAG GTACACAGGAATTCCAACGCCTTGGTCGTGAGCACGGAGAACATCACCCTCAACTGGTACTTCGGGAACAATCGCTCCATGCTCGTGCCCAACTGCCTGTTCCGCGTCGGCTGCGCCGCCGTCCTCCTCACCAACCGCAGCGCCCGCCACCGCCGCTCCAAGTACCAGCTCATACACACCGTCCGCACCCACAAAGGCGCGGACGAAAGCTCCTACAACTGCGTCTTCCAGCACGAGGACGACGAGGGCAAAGTCGGCGTCGCGCTCTCCAAGGACCTCATGAAGGTGGCCGGCGATGCTCTGAAGGCCAACATCACCGCCCTCGGGCCGCTGGTCCTGCCGTTGTCGGAGCAGCTACTCTTCGTCTTCAATCTGGTGGCGAGACGTGCATTGAGGATGAGGATCCCTTCGTACATTCCGGACTTTAAGCTCGCGTTCGAACACTTCTGCGTGCACGCGGGAGGGAGGGCGGTGCTGGACGAGGTGGAGAAGAGTCTGGAGTTGACGGACCGGCACATGGAACCGTCGAGGATGACGCTGTACCGGTTCGGCAACACGTCGAGCAGCTCGCTGTGGTACGAGCTGGCTTACTCGGAGGCCAAAGGGAGGATAAAGAAAGGAGACCGGACATGGCAGATCGCCTTCGGCTCGGGGTTCAAGTGTAACAGCGCGGTGTGGCGTGCATTGAGGACCATCAATCCGGCCAAGGAGAAGAATCCGTGGATGGAGGAGATTCATGAGTTCCCGGTGCGTGTGCCCAGGGTGGAAGCTATTAGGACGTAG